The genomic window AACTTTCACATATCACAGGTATGAAACTTCCATGATTTACGACTAAGGAGTTATGGCATTTTCCTATTGTTTGGCATCTGTTTCATCTGCCATAaatttacatgttacatgacatgtattGAAGTCATTTTACGAAAAACTCTGGAGTTATAGAGCTTCCTCACTGATTATGCATTAAGTCGTAAATtagatcctcatttgcatactttgcatccaattgtgtacatctttgtctaagctacgtACATGTCCAATATTATGGAAATTGTCCTTCCTTTCTTCACTTATCCTTTTTGAACtcagtttttttaaacatataatcacccctgcagttccaacaaTACTACTAGGGGACCAAAACCTACATCAACTCTACCTGACATCAAAAGCTAactgccacaaaaaaaaaccAAGAGCATAGCATGTCCATGACAAAAGATGCTAAAgccggaaattctgctgcagtacccaaCAAAAGCACTTGCACCGGTTAAGAAGTGGCGCGGGAGGGCTTAAACCCAACAAAAGCCGCCAGGAGGCCAAAGATGGACCCTGGCCTTCTTCGTCTTCCCAAAACCtatccatataccaaatatcaccacAAAATATCCAGAGCTTCTTAGTTATGCCTACCACAaaagcacacacagacagccatCCACACAGACACGCCGAAagaaatacctccattttcacgtaGGGAGTGCTACAAAATCTGTTACCACCAACAAGCAAACAGAGTTCAACgttaacaaacaagcaaacaaacaaacattataaGAAACAGAGGAAAACATTTTGATTCCAAAGGGCATATTTATGTATTGACCTATGCTGCTGCAGGATAATAATATGGCTGATTATCACAAAGTGTCTCACGATCCCACCGGATTAGTTGTTTTCTCGTGTGAAACACACTGACGTAGGGGTGGATGGTTTAGAGATTTATCTCAGATCGAGCGTGATAATATGATGTGAATTTCTACAACGACCACAACAGATTAATCAGCAATTATTTTGGTCTGAGGATAAACCATGCAGAGCCTTTGGCCATTACCCCTAAGAGTGATAGTATTACATAGCGTTATGTGTAGCTTCTAAGGCTTCACAGCCCTTTCAGCGATGCCACTTCCACCTGTTACCCTAATGGGTTTATGAACCAAGATGTCAAACCGCATATAATAGCTTATTACACGAGCTCGTAGGAGGGTAAGTACTTCCAGACTGACGGTGAGGACCATATTGAAGACAACATCTCTGGTGATTCTGGTGGCGTTCTGCACCCAGTCCAAATTCGAGAGaaatctctctccctcttttaCATCACATCTTATTCCTTGTAATCACGCGACGGAATGATGGGTTCTAGAGAACTCTACATAGGGGTGGTGTTGCTTGTTTCCAGCGCTAGGATTGGCTACGTTGGGACAACGTCGGCTGCTGAACCGGGCTTCAACTTGACAAATGAAGACTTCAACGGAACGGGCTTCTCCAACGACTCAACCCTGCAGAACGGTTCGCTAGAGAACTGCACCCACACGGCCTTCATCACCAGTGGCAGAATAACAGGAAACATCACTTCAAACGTCTCCTCGTGTTTGAAAAAGGAATCAAGAGGCCCATCCGATTCCCACCGCATCGGCGTCCTGTACGCTACCATGTCTTTTGGCGTCTGGTCAGTTGTGGCAAACAGTCTCCCGTTAGCAGCCATCGTCAAGCACGAACATCTCCACACGCCCGCCTACATCCTCATGGCTAATCTGGCAGCAAGCGACGTCTTGACTGGTATAGACTTCCTTTTTGCGGGTAGTTCGGTTTTGTACTACGTACACACCGAGACCACCGCTTCCATCGCCATGTCACGCGTCCGCTTCACGTTGGTCTTGCTCTCCGGACTCTCCTCTGCCTACAGCCTGCTGGCCCTGACGGCCGAGCGCTACTGGTTCATCGTCTACGGGATGACCTACGTCAACAACGTCACCAACGACAAGTGCAAGGTCATCATTGCCGTCGTCTGGGCCTGGTCTGTGCTGCTGGCGATGCTGCCCAACTTCGGCTGGCTTTGCGCAAGTCGAACCGAGGAAGGGTGCCTGTCCTTGGGGGGAGGACTGCCGCTTAGCTATGTAGTGCTTATCCTAGTGTTTATTTTCATTCCGATGGCGGCAATCGTCTATTTCAACCTGAGCATATTCTGGTGCCTCTGGAAGCACATGAACGCCATCGCTGCACAAGAAGCCGCCGTGGGCGCCCCACCGAGCGTCAACAGGAAATCCGCCAtcaccatcgtcatcatcaccatcgtGTTCCTAGTGGGATGGTTGCCGTTTGCTGTCAAGATGGCCATGTTGACTCAAGACAACGTTTCGCTCTCTCAGATGTTTGTGTTCATCATCCTGAACTCCGCCATCAACCCTGTGAT from Branchiostoma lanceolatum isolate klBraLanc5 chromosome 4, klBraLanc5.hap2, whole genome shotgun sequence includes these protein-coding regions:
- the LOC136434134 gene encoding G-protein coupled receptor 6-like produces the protein MGSRELYIGVVLLVSSARIGYVGTTSAAEPGFNLTNEDFNGTGFSNDSTLQNGSLENCTHTAFITSGRITGNITSNVSSCLKKESRGPSDSHRIGVLYATMSFGVWSVVANSLPLAAIVKHEHLHTPAYILMANLAASDVLTGIDFLFAGSSVLYYVHTETTASIAMSRVRFTLVLLSGLSSAYSLLALTAERYWFIVYGMTYVNNVTNDKCKVIIAVVWAWSVLLAMLPNFGWLCASRTEEGCLSLGGGLPLSYVVLILVFIFIPMAAIVYFNLSIFWCLWKHMNAIAAQEAAVGAPPSVNRKSAITIVIITIVFLVGWLPFAVKMAMLTQDNVSLSQMFVFIILNSAINPVIYGFRLQEVRRGVARLFGNSHGNGNLDP